The following are from one region of the Aspergillus luchuensis IFO 4308 DNA, chromosome 4, nearly complete sequence genome:
- a CDS encoding uncharacterized protein (TransMembrane:1 (o6-23i)) → MLPSDIKQRVLKMAYLMLLWLYFDEKLEESREEADDSDADEDETTALANASDEMLIEAFDAMNRLMARS, encoded by the coding sequence ATGCTACCGTCGGACATAAAACAGAGGGTCCTTAAGATGGCCTATCTGATGCTCCTGTGGCTTTACTTTGACGAGAAATTAGAAGAATcaagagaagaagcggacGATTCAGACGCAGACGAAGATGAAACAACCGCTCTGGCCAATGCAAGCGACGAGATGTTAATTGAGGCCTTTGACGCTATGAATCGATTGATGGCTCGTTCTTGA
- a CDS encoding glycoside hydrolase family 16 protein (CAZy:GH16;~COG:S;~EggNog:ENOG410PJ8X;~InterPro:IPR000757,IPR013320;~SECRETED:SignalP(1-20);~go_function: GO:0004553 - hydrolase activity, hydrolyzing O-glycosyl compounds [Evidence IEA];~go_process: GO:0005975 - carbohydrate metabolic process [Evidence IEA]): MKFFLATLILSTHLLLHATAISIPTTNLQDFHPHANCDCYLTSSITSNSPSNLTTPTYFTHYRFWDFRNAPLPQTRAETTQTNPSNPHDTSTLEIYPLTNTLFSHDWRVQTWDREATDISPVPMKNTDGNVFLLKHPTSTPKDPRSSFLVLRTTRFQDHASTAEMEGLFGYIYHCSLRLRMRMMSRDDILMAAAAASDPQAVSQPQTKIPRGSCAGIFTYRSSICESDIEILTNEDTHTIHYANQPDYDPISDTIIPGASSIVNLSKPWTSWTTHRLDWVADMSAWYADGQVQSKSNYSVPDRPSIVAMNLWSNGGNWSGDMKVGESVFMGIEWIELIYNVTKADQDLPIKDHPGHRDRYHRVGGSASASGSFASSVGGDEDDVERKMGKAKEKVDGCQRPCWIDPWHPV; the protein is encoded by the coding sequence ATGAAATTCTTCCTCgccaccctcatcctctccacccacctcctcctccacgcaACCGCAATATCcatacccaccaccaacctgCAAGACTTCCACCCCCACGCCAACTGCGACTGCTACCTCACCTCCAGCATCACCTCCAACAGCCCCTCGAACCTGACAACCCCAACCTACTTCACTCACTACAGATTCTGGGACTTCCGCAACGCCCCTCTCCCGCAAACCAGGGCCGAAACAACGCaaaccaacccctccaaccctCACGACACATCCACACTAGAAATCTATCCCCTAACAAACACCCTCTTCTCTCATGACTGGCGCGTCCAAACCTGGGACCGCGAAGCAACAGACATCAGCCCCGTACCCATGAAAAACACCGACGGGaacgtcttcctcctcaaacaCCCAACTAGCACACCCAAGGACCCACGCTCATCGTTCCTCGTCCTCCGCACCACCCGCTTCCAAGACCACGCATCAACAGCCGAAATGGAAGGTCTCTTCGGATACATATACCACTGTTCACTACGCCTACGTATGAGAATGATGTCGCGAGACGACATCCTAatggcggcagcagcagcctccgaTCCCCAAGCAGTATCACAACCTCAAACCAAAATCCCCCGCGGCAGCTGCGCCGGCATCTTCACCTACCGATCGTCGATCTGCGAATCCGACATCGAGATCCTCACCAATGAAGACACCCACACGATCCACTACGCTAATCAACCGGACTACGATCCCATCTCGGATACCATAATCCCGGGGGCAAGCTCGATCGTGAATCTGAGTAAGCCGTGGACGTCGTGGACGACGCATCGGCTGGACTGGGTGGCTGATATGTCGGCCTGGTATGCGGATGGGCAGGTACAGAGTAAGAGTAACTATTCCGTGCCGGATCGGCCGAGTATCGTGGCAATGAATCTGTGGAGTAATGGGGGCAATTGGTCGGGGGATATGAAGGTCGGGGAGAGTGTGTTCATGGGCATTGAGTGGATTGAATTGATTTATAATGTTACTAAGGCTGATCAGGATCTTCCGATTAAGGATCATCCTGGGCATAGGGATCGATATCATCGGGTTGGGGGGagtgcttctgcttctggatcttttgcttcttcggtgggtggagatgaagatgatgtcgaacGGAAGATGGGAAAGGCTAAGGAGAAGGTTGACGGGTGTCAGAGACCGTGCTGGATTGATCCGTGGCATCCTGTGTGA
- a CDS encoding uncharacterized protein (COG:S;~EggNog:ENOG410PU8K), producing MTTTLERSLSRTSSMSIPVSSPRLSLIHENTPPALADPSLSHIHDRLTFLDSRLLELRSSVLTKDGYVDRRNREDEHIRREFEAHRSISSRIDLNVVALKTDVDQLKSGISQLKSSIGQSGNETVFLRSDVDRLSKNVEQIQSDVEHLQTDVCGCRVEISKLHATISQLRTDLITLQHETSRHLTSVFNRFSLIEARMKHSERVRFNSLAHTTHAPITPVPVVEEDGSLQWPEYFPRTVWRFWCLKKRSRINRLAQLADFYQLGGYEYWGRMHQEQSLFASDSDSSDSSDYPSNLSRAEAVRLYPEAAHQALAATLGLVYYKIRNEVGEGPNTAITRPPKRQQEEVISATSSKEKPVKMARRPTVSPTTLKRLITGPSLESKSLTSEESDKLGWNAHSDISDDTMSKLRGIVSDEVGTLLRALEKGRIRLRSNRSERTNMSPTESRAAESKAGSRNSKVAPEDEPTLPNTIPTEILSISSDHAEKLGDHELPDTASDASSPLT from the exons ATGACCACAACCCTCGAACGCAGCCTCTCTCGCACGTCGAGCATGTCCATCCCCGTCTCTAGCCCTCGCCTATCTCTCATCCATGAAAACACGCCTCCAGCCCTAGCAGATCCGTCCCTATCACACATTCACGACCGCCTGACCTTTCTGGACTCCCGCCTACTCGAACTACGCTCCAGCGTCCTAACCAAAGATGGCTACGTTGACCGACGAAACCGCGAAGACGAGCACATTCGTCGCGAATTTGAAGCCCATCGGTCAATATCTAGTCGAATCGATCTGAATGTTGTTGCGTTGAAGACAGACGTCGACCAGTTGAAGTCGGGGATCTCCCAACTAAAGTCCAGTATCGGCCAAAGCGGCAATGAGACCGTCTTCCTTCGCAGTGATGTCGACCGTTTGTCGAAAAACGTGGAACAGATCCAGTCAGATGTTGAGCACCTGCAGACTGACGTATGTGGATGTCGCGTGGAGATCAGCAAACTACACGCGACCATCAGCCAACTTCGAACGGACCTGATTACTCTGCAACATGAGACATCGCGACATTTGACTTCTGTGTTCAATCGGTTCTCTCTTATTGAAGCTCGGATGAAGCATTCTGAACGAGTCCGTTTTAACTCTCTGGCCCACACGACACACGCCCCGATCACACCTGTTCCTGtcgttgaagaagacggaTCGTTGCAGTGGCCTGAATATTTCCCTCGCACTGTGTGGAGATTTTGGTGTTTGAAGAAGCGAAGCAGGA TCAACCGATTGGCACAACTGGCCGACTTCTATCAGCTTGGAGGATACGAGTATTGGGGCCGCATGCACCAGGAGCAAAGCCTGTTTGCGAGTGATAGCGACTCCAGTGATTCCAGCGATTATCCGTCCAACTTGAGCCGCGCAGAAGCCGTACGCCTGTACCCCGAGGCTGCACACCAGGCCCTGGCTGCGACCTTGGGGTtggtatattataagattcgCAACGAAGTGGGCGAAGGCCCGAACACTGCTATAACCCGCCCACCTAAACGTCAGCAGGAAGAGGTGATCTCGGCTACTTCAAGCAAGGAGAAGCCGGTCAAAATGGCACGCCGTCCAACTGTGTCACCCACGACTTTGAAGAGGCTCATCACTGGCCCCTCTTTAGAGTCCAAGTCTTTGACCTCTGAAGAGTCTGACAAGCTTGGTTGGAACGCCCATTCTGATATTTCTGACGACACAATGAGCAAGCTTCGTGGGATCGTTTCGGATGAGGTTGGTACATTGCTTCGAGCCTTGGAGAAAGGCCGGATCCGACTACGGTCCAACCGATCGGAGCGGACGAACATGTCGCCCACTGAGTCTAGAGCCGCTGAGTCTAAAGCTGGCTCTCGCAACAGCAAGGTTGCGCCAGAGGATGAGCCAACTTTGCCGAATACGATCCCCACCGAAATTCTATCTATTTCTTCTGATCATGCCGAGAAACTCGGAGATCACGAGCTTCCAGACACTGCGTCTGATGCTTCAAGTCCACTGACTTGA
- a CDS encoding Zn(II)2Cys6 transcription factor domain-containing protein (COG:S;~EggNog:ENOG410QAHS;~InterPro:IPR036864,IPR001138;~PFAM:PF00172;~go_function: GO:0000981 - DNA-binding transcription factor activity, RNA polymerase II-specific [Evidence IEA];~go_function: GO:0008270 - zinc ion binding [Evidence IEA];~go_process: GO:0006355 - regulation of transcription, DNA-templated [Evidence IEA]) yields MPKYKTSNPRKRIKSRAGCQTCKKRRIKCDEKAHGCSPCEKKGLQCPGYRKDVKWSDKYELLRGSATSQEHSLHRDDSAWFVDGALQLRAAIAPGHIASFKTADAPLESTDTAMSTADCWINTHAWDTLCSSSAELYHDDQLYQNRLPYSYPEPVTDKY; encoded by the exons ATGCCTAAATACAAGACTTCAAACCCACGAAAGAGAATCAAATCGCGTG CCGGCTGTCAGACATGCAAGAAACGG CGCATCAAGTGTGACGAGAAAGCCCATGGTTGCTCTCCGTGTGAGAAGAAAGGACTGCAGTGCCCTGGCTACAGGAAAGATGTGAAATGGTCCGATAAATATGAGTTGCTCAGAGGGTCTGCAACAAGCCAAGAACATTCATTGCACAGGGATGATTCGGCCTGGTTCGTAGACGGTGCTCTTCAACTAAGAGCTGCCATCGCTCCCGGCCATATAGCGAGCTTCAAGACCGCGGACGCGCCATTGGAGAGCACAGACACGGCAATGAGTACCGCAGACTGCTGGATTAACACACATGCTTGGGATACGTTGTGCAGTTCTTCTGCAGAGCTGTACCATGATGACCAGCTCTATCAGAATCGATTGCCATACAGCTATCCGGAACCAGTTACTGACAAATACTGA
- a CDS encoding molybdenum cofactor biosynthesis F family protein (COG:S;~EggNog:ENOG410PVCV;~InterPro:IPR012674,IPR024724,IPR035348;~PFAM:PF10703,PF17409): protein MASANETPGYIPVSEWPNLDALAVGFNEHLMAESPKLIGKSLTLFLNDANLTRIAHRFIDDDTLEWEIQSDKQTGSAKYKAFEVRPDTFFVDFYKPDFQEQVSLVMNLRTGQAIVGFSGFQIKDGQKRTWTRFSNASIDRRNDVVPFAPTTDLIGKHILYRYTPRDAYEHIYLNQGTLTWHCLSGTEKGLADTEPCKMLKLDEKLYLLFWSEKIMPVESIVVVDLQGMRSTGRFFCWDPKPARLVQMLFGSYATILAETDAAGTLASRDSHI from the coding sequence ATGGCTTCTGCAAATGAGACCCCTGGCTATATCCCAGTCTCCGAATGGCCGAATCTCGATGCCCTCGCGGTAGGCTTCAATGAGCACTTGATGGCTGAGTCCCCCAAGCTCATCGGGAAGAGCCTAACGCTCTTCCTCAACGACGCCAATCTCACACGGATCGCGCACCGTTTTATTGACGATGACACTCTAGAATGGGAGATTCAGAGCGATAAACAGACCGGGTCTGCGAAGTATAAAGCCTTCGAAGTCCGGCCAGACACCTTCTTTGTCGACTTTTACAAGCCCGATTTTCAAGAGCAAGTCAGTCTCGTGATGAACCTGCGCACCGGTCAAGCCATTGTTGGATTCTCTGGCTTTCAAATCAAAGACGGGCAGAAACGGACCTGGACTCGGTTCTCGAACGCCTCAATTGACCGACGCAACGATGTTGTCCCGTTTGCGCCGACAACAGATCTTATCGGTAAACACATCCTATACCGCTACACGCCCCGGGATGCCTACGAGCACATCTACCTAAACCAAGGCACATTGACATGGCATTGTCTGAGTGGGACCGAAAAGGGGCTTGCGGACACTGAGCCATGTAAAATGCTGAAGCTGGATGAGAAACTATATCTGCTGTTCTGGAGTGAGAAGATCATGCCTGTTGAATCGATTGTCGTGGTGGATCTTCAAGGGATGCGCTCGACAGGCCGGTTCTTCTGCTGGGATCCAAAGCCGGCAAGACTAGTGCAGATGTTATTTGGTTCGTACGCGACGATATTGGCTGAAACGGATGCTGCGGGAACGCTTGCCTCGAGGGATTCTCATATCTGA
- a CDS encoding SUMO protease ULP1 (COG:O;~EggNog:ENOG410PPR8;~InterPro:IPR003653,IPR038765;~MEROPS:MER0005204;~PFAM:PF02902;~TransMembrane:1 (i21-39o);~go_function: GO:0008234 - cysteine-type peptidase activity [Evidence IEA];~go_process: GO:0006508 - proteolysis [Evidence IEA]), whose protein sequence is MAAFSEYFCFDSSFPFAAHGAALVFFFTLLFLLFLFSFFSPITHLPISSERVYDSSDYSNFSYCAINILQLLSQLLSPEELVSTLLVTMSGVFSTLRPDMEDQPMQDVCYVPADSAPHEEAVDTSIHDPMDCAPDFPSSNSPQETLNAPSPESPLYQLRSVHIPGNPKAVRLNGKHEAKPSFPLRTPLIRPDHRFSPNTRTASILSFDAIQKSRLNAQPTYASVGIGKYTNAGSSRTHWSNNKPLSLPFGPERSSGTNFLLGGKSIGIDKKASHMNSFPTNKSSGFTTPSRKRSMDDGSNEQAQPITSPSAKFRRVRAGSFARSAATDNDATTNENDWYPGSPMDIDTPEHNNEPNMVTALATVEAHLDLPNISPNSRQVDALAVRPVTALAIPTSPSTPDSRMMPGAWPESVPSQWSTNAATDDEDSPMTSDEVILTNNTDMAEAEEPTVPVIQVAEPQPSSPWYAYWGTWQDYMQTVVSIPVGITQNFSYAARSAANAVGDAKRRVCALWNRRGGRRLPSPPGSPTRLNLRNLSPEQQERMDRDRRIRSGESSPRTDRSFPDFSNVPDFSSNNRTAPTVESSRILQDLMSQEQRPQEQVPEEQVTRTPRGSVSVERRARGSENMRTRPARKSPTRSAHRSARRSAQETTQKCLRQQGSPGIRKHRWITRAERAANRERSAPFRALFVGDIAGMKKAMEAQAAHDRQASAAGSRAIEPILMRSNDELDRVQDMNMLANIQSRSATIGIISDDTVKLGATEKILSASTTVAPKTILKVRGTPGSSGNRTRPRRATPRRVRFREPVVAEFIDDTREWGEVEDNLAPHLGDTFDVNEKTAPETNVGTKAEQVTEKENVPPAPENEEEDEPVVDPWSQPTFEYPLGRAVSAVSLFYPEPRPIPEGRTESVYANRWRQIQEEERQKELPSRIKPDGPAVRPLSPEWEARIKELQDGRVSGGKTVATTLSGDPLTKRSLATCYTRGEWLNDEIINGYLALIVDYLRRKNHNAGRNDKPRFHAFNSFFFSNLRDKGYDSVARWAKRAKIGGPLLLDVDTVYIPVHNSQHWTLVVVRPGERSIEHFDSLGARSRRHIAVVQTWLRGELGPNYVEEEWRVLPSLSPQQDNGSDCGVFLLTTAKAVAIGLEPLSYGAQDTPLLRRKIVAELMAGGLEGEFDPAQQDHVLL, encoded by the coding sequence ATGGCTGCCTTCAGTGAATACTTTTGTTTtgattcttccttccctttcgcTGCCCACGGCGCCgctcttgttttcttcttcaccctgctcttccttctcttcctcttctctttcttctctcctatCACCCATCTTCCCATTTCCTCTGAACGCGTTTACGACTCCAGCGATTACAGCAACTTTTCGTACTGCGCGATCAACATCCTACAACTTCTTTCACAACTTCTTTCACCTGAAGAACTTGTGTCTACTTTACTTGTCACCATGTCTGGAGTCTTCTCGACTCTCAGACCCGACATGGAGGACCAGCCAATGCAAGACGTATGCTATGTGCCCGCAGACTCGGCGCCCCACGAGGAGGCCGTCGATACCTCCATCCATGACCCTATGGATTGCGCTCCCGATTTCCCCTCATCTAACAGTCCTCAGGAAACCCTCAATGCCCCTTCCCCAGAGAGTCCTCTGTATCAGCTCCGATCCGTGCATATTCCCGGAAATCCAAAGGCTGTGAGACTCAACGGAAAGCATGAAGCCAagccctccttccccctccgcaCCCCGCTCATCAGACCCGATCATCGCTTCTCTCCGAATACTCGCACCGCCTCTATCCTCAGCTTTGATGCTATCCAGAAGAGCCGCCTTAATGCGCAGCCAACCTATGCTTCAGTTGGTATCGGCAAGTACACAAATGCCGGCTCAAGCCGTACCCATTGGTCAAACAACAAACCCCTCAGCCTGCCTTTTGGTCCTGAGAGGTCAAGTGGAACCaattttcttcttggaggcaAGTCTATCGGTATAGACAAGAAAGCGTCTCATATGAATTCGTTCCCCACCAATAAATCTTCTGGCTTTACTACGCCTTCTCGCAAGAGAtcaatggatgatggtagCAATGAGCAAGCTCAGCCCATCACTTCACCTTCTGCTAAATTTCGTCGTGTGAGAGCTGGTAGCTTTGCACGTAGTGCTGCTACTGACAATGATGCCACTACCAACGAGAATGATTGGTATCCAGGCTCGCCTATGGACATCGACACCCCCGAACATAACAACGAACCAAATATGGTTACAGCCCTCGCGACAGTCGAGGCTCACCTTGATCTTCCCAATATCTCTCCTAACTCGCGCCAAGTTGACGCTCTCGCAGTCAGACCTGTTACCGCTCTTGCGATCCCGACCAGCCCAAGCACTCCAGATAGCCGTATGATGCCTGGAGCGTGGCCCGAGTCAGTGCCGTCTCAGTGGTCCACCAATGCTGccaccgatgatgaagatagcCCAATGACTTCTGATGAAGTAATCCTAACCAACAATACGGATATGgccgaggctgaggagcCGACTGTTCCTGTGATTCAGGTTGCCGAACCAcagccttcttcaccttggtATGCTTACTGGGGGACGTGGCAAGATTATATGCAGACCGTTGTCTCCATTCCTGTTGGAATTACGCAGAACTTCTCCTATGCGGCAAGGTCCGCTGCGAATGCGGTTGGTGATGCTAAGCGACGCGTGTGCGCACTGTGGAATCGCCGCGGTGGACGTCGTCTTCCTTCGCCTCCTGGATCGCCCACGCGCCTCAACCTTCGCAATCTGTCTCCGGAACAGCAGGAGCGCATGGATCGTGATAGAAGGATCCGAAGTGGAGAATCTAGCCCTCGTACCGACAGATCTTTCCCCGACTTCTCCAACGTTCCCGATTTCTCCTCTAACAACAGAACGGCTCCTACAGTCGAGTCTTCCCGAATCTTGCAGGACCTTATGTCTCAGGAGCAGAGGCCTCAAGAGCAAGTGCCTGAAGAGCAAGTGACCCGGACCCCCAGAGGCTCTGTTTCCGTTGAAAGACGTGCTCGTGGTTCAGAGAATATGAGAACTCGCCCCGCTCGGAAATCCCCTACACGCTCGGCTCACCGTTCAGCTCGACGTTCAGCGCAAGAAACAACCCAAAAATGTCTCCGTCAGCAAGGAAGCCCGGGTATTCGCAAGCACCGGTGGATAACGCGTGCCGAGCGCGCCGCGAACCGTGAGCGATCTGCGCCTTTCAGAGCCCTCTTCGTTGGGGACATCGCCGGCATGAAGAAAGCTATGGAAGCTCAGGCCGCGCACGACCGTCAGGCCTCCGCCGCAGGTAGCCGTGCTATTGAACCCATCTTGATGAGAAGCAACGATGAACTAGACAGAGTACAAGACATGAACATGCTGGCGAACATTCAGTCTCGCTCAGCCACTATTGGCATCATTTCTGATGACACCGTCAAATTGGGTGCAACTGAAAAGATACTCTCAGCATCGACCACTGTTGCACCTAAGACAATCCTCAAGGTCAGAGGAACTCCCGGCAGTTCTGGGAATAGAACCAGACCTCGCCGCGCCACTCCTCGCAGGGTTCGCTTCCGTGAGCCCGTGGTAGCCGAGTTCATTGACGACACGCGAGAATggggtgaggtggaggacAACCTGGCACCCCATCTCGGAGATACATTTGATGTGAATGAGAAGACAGCTCCTGAAACCAATGTTGGTACGAAAGCCGAACAGGTcacagaaaaggaaaacgTGCCGCCAGCCCCCGagaacgaggaagaggatgagccCGTCGTTGACCCCTGGTCCCAACCAACCTTTGAATACCCGCTGGGTCGAGCAGTATCGGCCGTCAGTCTATTTTACCCCGAGCCAAGACCCATTCCAGAGGGCCGAACTGAGTCTGTGTACGCCAACCGCTGGAGGCAgatccaagaagaagagagacagaAAGAGCTCCCATCACGGATCAAACCGGATGGCCCAGCTGTACGGCCCCTGTCTCCCGAATGGGAAGCCCGCATCAAAGAACTTCAGGATGGACGCGTATCCGGAGGAAAAACCGTCGCAACCACCCTCTCCGGTGACCCATTAACGAAGAGGTCCCTCGCCACCTGTTACACACGCGGCGAATGGCTCAACGATGAGATCATCAACGGATACCTTGCCCTTATCGTTGATTACCTTCGCCGCAAGAATCACAACGCCGGCCGCAACGACAAGCCCCGATTCCACGCCTTCAATTCGTTCTTTTTTTCGAACTTGAGAGACAAAGGCTACGACTCCGTGGCCCGCTGGGCCAAGCGGGCCAAGATCGGAGGGCCACTCCTCCTCGACGTAGACACCGTCTACATCCCGGTCCACAACAGCCAGCACTGGACGCTGGTTGTTGTGCGACCGGGAGAACGCTCAATCGAGCATTTCGATTCTCTTGGGGCCCGGTCTCGCCGCCACATCGCGGTAGTCCAAACTTGGCTCCGCGGCGAGCTGGGCCCCAATTACGTCGAGGAGGAGTGGCGCGTGTTGCCGTCCCTGTCCCCCCAGCAAGACAATGGTTCCGATTGCGgggtcttcctcctcaccaccgccaaggcTGTGGCCATCGGCCTCGAGCCACTGTCTTACGGCGCGCAAGACACTCCCCTCCTGCGCCGTAAGATAGTGGCCGAGCTGATGGCCGGCGGCCTCGAGGGGGAATTTGACCCCGCCCAGCAAGACCATGTCTTGCTATGA
- a CDS encoding uncharacterized protein (COG:S;~EggNog:ENOG410PWPT;~InterPro:IPR021858;~PFAM:PF11951), whose amino-acid sequence MAQVGTLSRQLRLVDRLCSLTGPDKYKAEIYLSLLDKAKEIEKCVRAYAVLPVDEIRATGDDLTPSSHLHTMGLVYQLSILLELYRLFPELLRSSDDQISYSPSPSETKHFLDMLTTNILTLLLSIPPSSRTKAIQVLPLIIAGSALQGQTQPSSSTSLLPSCIRDPIQGIMSLSSNSIITSYWRRVVMDKITSLQDYVGLDSVDYARRIVERVWMRADSMSSRSAGACSMVSWLDVMREDKLQTFFG is encoded by the coding sequence ATGGCTCAGGTCGGTACATTGTCAAGACAGCTTCGCCTTGTTGATCGGCTGTGCTCCCTGACAGGCCCGGATAAATACAAGGCAGAGATATATCTTTCACTTCTCGACAAGGCAAAGGAAATTGAGAAGTGCGTGCGCGCTTATGCTGTATTGCCGGTTGATGAGATTAGAGCTACAGGAGATGACCTCACCCCATCGAGCCATCTTCATACTATGGGACTTGTGTACCAGCTATCAATACTGCTCGAGCTTTACCGGCTTTTCCCAGAGTTACTTCGGTCGAGCGATGACCAGATCAGTTACAGCCCCAGTCCATCAGAGACAAAACACTTTCTCGACATGCTCACCACAAACATCTTGACACTGTTGCTTTCTatccctccatcatccagaaCCAAGGCTATCCAGGTTCTTCCATTGATCATTGCAGGCAGCGCGCTGCAAGGGCAGACGCAGCCCTCATCCAGTACATCGTTGTTGCCGTCATGTATTCGCGATCCGATTCAAGGGATCATGTCACTATCtagcaacagcatcatcacaaGTTATTGGAGACGTGTCGTCATGGACAAGATTACCAGTCTACAAGACTATGTTGGTCTGGACTCGGTGGACTACGCGAGGAGAATAGTGGAACGAGTGTGGATGCGAGCGGATAGCATGAGCTCAAGAAGCGCAGGGGCTTGCTCCATGGTTAGCTGGTTAGACGTGATGAGAGAGGACAAGCTACAGACGTTCTTTGGTTAA